A portion of the Malania oleifera isolate guangnan ecotype guangnan chromosome 3, ASM2987363v1, whole genome shotgun sequence genome contains these proteins:
- the LOC131150956 gene encoding large ribosomal subunit protein eL38z/eL38y-like, translating to MPKQIHEIKDFLLTARRKDARSVNIKKTKDVVKFKVRCSKYLYTLCVFDSEKADKLRQSLPPGLLSRLI from the exons atg CCTAAGCAGATCCATGAAATCAAGGACTTCCTTCTGACTGCGAGAAGGAAAGATGCACGATCTGTGAATATCAAGAAGACCAAGGATGTTGTGAAGTTCAAGGTTCGTTGCTCCAAGTACCTTTACACACTCTGTGTGTTTGATTCAGAGAAGGCTGATAAATTGAGGCAGTCTCTTCCTCCAGGTTTGTTATCGCGGTTAATCTGA